Proteins encoded within one genomic window of Lusitaniella coriacea LEGE 07157:
- a CDS encoding MotA/TolQ/ExbB proton channel family protein, with protein sequence MSIRFLSLSGLVLIPLLGFSMCAIALIIERLFFWWRIQRQQTRVIQEFLARYPDNPQGAIPLLEKHENLPLARIFLAALELNHPTPEEFRLALESAAQAEMPLLKRFNTVFETIIAVAPLLGLLGTILGLIESFAALKIGDVGGTNSAGVSAGISDALVTTAVGLIVAIATLLFANLFRGLYRRQLALIQRYGGQLELFYRNSSFLRDRFSAD encoded by the coding sequence ATGTCGATTCGTTTTTTGTCTTTGAGTGGGCTGGTTCTGATTCCTTTGTTGGGATTTTCTATGTGCGCGATCGCGCTGATTATCGAACGACTGTTTTTTTGGTGGCGCATCCAAAGACAGCAAACGCGCGTCATACAAGAGTTTCTGGCTCGCTATCCCGACAATCCTCAAGGCGCAATCCCCTTACTGGAAAAACACGAAAATCTCCCCCTGGCGCGAATTTTTCTAGCCGCATTGGAGTTAAATCACCCAACACCGGAGGAATTTCGCCTCGCTTTAGAGAGTGCCGCGCAAGCGGAAATGCCTTTGCTCAAGCGTTTTAATACGGTTTTTGAAACGATTATCGCCGTTGCCCCTCTTCTGGGTTTATTGGGAACGATTTTAGGACTCATTGAATCCTTTGCAGCACTAAAAATTGGCGATGTGGGTGGAACCAATTCGGCGGGGGTGAGTGCGGGAATTAGCGATGCGTTGGTCACAACGGCGGTGGGTTTGATTGTTGCAATTGCGACGCTTTTATTCGCTAACCTGTTTCGCGGTTTATATCGCCGTCAACTCGCTCTCATTCAACGCTATGGCGGGCAGTTGGAGCTATTTTATCGGAATTCCTCTTTCCTGCGCGATCGCTTTTCGGCGGATTAA
- a CDS encoding alpha/beta fold hydrolase encodes MQATPVAAKSSLPGQYWQWRGQSIYYVRAGQKHPQRPPLLFVHGFGGSTDHWRKNIAQLQEEFEVWAIDLLGFGRSAKPDLQYSGDLWRDQLYDFITEEIGQPVVLAGNSLGGYSTLCVAAQRPSAAAGLVLLNCAGPFTETTPPPPPNPLKQQFSQIARSIFLQPWASFLLFQYLRQPSTIRKTLLKVYLDPKMVTDQLVEDIYRPSCDKGADRVFASVFKTPQGEKNDILLQQLQCPLLMLWGEGDPWMKVRERGSKFRQYYPNLSEHYLQAGHCPHDETPKQVNELIRSWVESTVLQQGQLE; translated from the coding sequence ATGCAAGCAACCCCAGTTGCAGCAAAATCCTCCCTCCCCGGTCAATACTGGCAATGGCGAGGACAATCCATCTACTACGTCCGTGCGGGTCAAAAGCACCCTCAGCGTCCCCCTTTGCTGTTTGTTCATGGCTTTGGCGGGTCAACAGACCACTGGCGGAAAAACATTGCTCAACTTCAGGAAGAATTTGAAGTTTGGGCAATTGACCTCTTGGGATTTGGGCGTTCTGCCAAACCAGACTTGCAATATAGCGGCGATTTGTGGCGAGATCAGCTCTACGATTTTATCACCGAAGAAATCGGTCAACCCGTCGTTCTGGCGGGCAATTCCCTTGGGGGGTATAGCACCCTCTGTGTTGCCGCACAGCGACCTTCTGCCGCCGCAGGATTAGTGTTGCTCAACTGTGCGGGGCCCTTCACCGAAACCACCCCACCTCCTCCCCCCAATCCCCTCAAGCAACAATTCAGCCAGATCGCGCGATCGATTTTCCTGCAACCTTGGGCGAGTTTTCTCCTGTTTCAATACCTTCGCCAGCCTTCCACTATTCGCAAAACCCTTCTCAAGGTCTATCTCGACCCCAAAATGGTCACAGACCAACTCGTAGAAGATATTTATCGTCCCTCCTGCGACAAAGGGGCAGATCGCGTTTTTGCTTCCGTTTTCAAAACCCCTCAAGGAGAAAAAAATGATATTCTCTTGCAACAATTGCAATGCCCGTTATTAATGTTGTGGGGAGAAGGCGATCCCTGGATGAAGGTAAGGGAACGAGGCAGTAAGTTTCGCCAATACTATCCCAATTTGAGCGAACATTATCTTCAGGCGGGACATTGCCCTCACGATGAAACACCCAAACAAGTAAACGAACTGATTCGTTCTTGGGTTGAATCAACCGTCCTTCAACAAGGACAATTGGAATAG
- a CDS encoding LmeA family phospholipid-binding protein yields MFGGFVGSEQNQGSDWGEKLLNTVASNTISHLFTRSDRVDVEVRCNPSSKLLQGSIDSFRMTGSGLVIRREFRTEEMSFETDAVSLDFSSVLKGKISLKQPTQAIATVKLSEVDINRAFSAQLVRQHLENLTLPQLTDLSGGQPVNFTDIKLSLLPHNRIELFANADLGNRKVPVSLSCTLGIAKRRRILFQDVKFEPKDIPEEMQDISETLTEILGEILNGMVDLDRFNLDGVMLRLNRLETQGKMLVFSGYAQIERIPQTG; encoded by the coding sequence ATGTTTGGTGGCTTTGTGGGTTCAGAACAAAATCAAGGCAGCGATTGGGGAGAAAAGCTCCTCAATACGGTTGCCAGTAATACCATCAGTCACCTGTTTACCCGAAGCGATCGGGTAGATGTGGAAGTGCGCTGTAATCCCTCTAGCAAGCTGTTGCAGGGAAGTATTGACAGCTTTCGGATGACAGGTTCCGGGTTGGTGATTCGCCGGGAGTTCCGCACAGAAGAGATGTCTTTTGAAACCGATGCAGTCTCCCTCGACTTTAGTTCGGTTCTCAAAGGAAAGATTTCTCTCAAGCAACCGACTCAAGCGATCGCGACGGTTAAACTGAGCGAAGTGGACATCAACCGTGCTTTTAGCGCGCAGTTGGTCAGACAGCATTTAGAAAATTTGACCTTACCCCAACTCACGGATTTATCCGGGGGTCAACCCGTTAACTTTACCGATATCAAACTGTCGCTACTCCCGCACAATCGCATCGAACTTTTTGCCAACGCCGATTTGGGCAACCGTAAGGTTCCTGTCAGCTTGAGCTGTACGTTAGGCATTGCCAAGCGTCGGCGCATCTTATTCCAAGATGTCAAGTTTGAACCAAAGGATATTCCTGAAGAGATGCAGGATATTTCCGAAACCCTAACGGAGATTTTGGGAGAGATTTTAAATGGAATGGTCGATCTCGATCGGTTTAACCTTGATGGCGTAATGTTACGGCTCAATCGTCTGGAGACTCAGGGGAAAATGCTAGTTTTTAGTGGTTACGCACAAATCGAGCGCATTCCTCAAACGGGTTGA
- a CDS encoding MBL fold metallo-hydrolase, translating into MHLTWLDNNSWLIEMGEQRILLDPWFVGPLVFGNLPWFFKGERRTPRAIPEHIDLILLSQGLEDHAHTPTLEQLDRSIPVVASPNAAKVVQGLGYQKVTVLPHGETFVLRDRVAIKAIPGSPVGPFLVENGYLLEDLRTGTSLYYEPHGYHSAMLQEGTSVDIIISPIINVELPFIGAILQGWDSVLDVVRGLKPQVLVPTAAGGEIEFSGVLNNVLQIKGSTEELRHQLEANNLATQLLEPEPGKRFKLELKS; encoded by the coding sequence ATGCACCTCACTTGGTTAGATAATAATTCTTGGCTCATTGAAATGGGCGAGCAGCGAATTCTTCTCGATCCTTGGTTCGTTGGTCCTTTAGTGTTTGGGAATTTGCCTTGGTTTTTTAAAGGAGAGCGGCGAACGCCTCGCGCTATTCCCGAACATATCGATTTGATTTTACTGTCCCAAGGCTTAGAAGACCACGCCCATACCCCAACACTAGAACAGTTAGATCGCTCCATTCCCGTTGTCGCGTCTCCCAATGCAGCAAAAGTTGTACAAGGATTGGGCTATCAAAAAGTTACAGTCTTACCCCACGGGGAAACTTTTGTACTGCGAGATCGCGTTGCCATCAAAGCCATTCCCGGTTCCCCCGTTGGGCCCTTTTTAGTGGAAAACGGCTATCTCCTCGAAGACTTGCGAACCGGAACCAGCCTCTACTACGAACCCCACGGTTACCATTCCGCCATGCTGCAAGAAGGGACATCTGTTGACATCATCATCTCGCCTATTATTAACGTCGAATTGCCCTTCATAGGTGCCATCCTTCAAGGGTGGGATAGCGTCTTGGACGTTGTGCGAGGATTGAAACCCCAGGTACTCGTTCCCACCGCCGCCGGGGGAGAAATTGAATTTAGTGGCGTTTTGAATAATGTTCTGCAAATTAAGGGAAGTACCGAGGAATTACGCCATCAGTTGGAAGCGAATAACCTCGCAACGCAATTGCTCGAACCCGAACCAGGGAAACGATTTAAGTTAGAATTGAAATCTTAA
- a CDS encoding Rpn family recombination-promoting nuclease/putative transposase, with translation MIFINPKTDFAFKKIFGSEQSKDILISFLNALLYNEQNYIEDLEIINPYLAPRIRGIKDTYLDVKARLSDSTTVIIEMQVLNVESFEKRILYNATKSYSIQLQVGESYSLLNPVIALTITDFVMFPELDKITSRFILKEKEYLIDYLNNDIELVFVELPKFTKNPEQLQTLSDKWLYFLKFARQLQDVPENMEDVPEIRRAFEVANHANLNPDELEDIEKREMFIQDVKGAMSKAKKEGTARGIQQGIQQGIEQGIEQGIEQGIEQGMEQGIEQGMEQKAIEIARQLIGILDDSAISQTTGLSLEKVKELKSNQ, from the coding sequence ATGATTTTCATTAACCCCAAAACAGACTTCGCTTTCAAGAAAATCTTTGGTTCCGAGCAAAGCAAAGACATCTTAATTAGCTTTTTAAACGCTCTGCTCTACAACGAACAAAATTACATTGAAGACTTAGAGATCATCAACCCTTATCTTGCTCCTAGAATTCGAGGAATTAAAGACACCTATTTAGACGTAAAAGCTCGATTGAGCGATAGTACAACGGTCATCATCGAAATGCAGGTCTTAAACGTTGAGAGTTTTGAAAAGCGAATTCTCTATAACGCCACTAAGTCTTACTCTATCCAACTTCAAGTCGGAGAAAGTTATAGCTTGCTCAATCCAGTCATTGCCTTGACAATCACCGATTTTGTAATGTTCCCGGAGTTAGATAAAATTACTTCTCGCTTCATCCTCAAAGAAAAAGAATACCTGATTGATTACTTGAATAACGACATCGAACTCGTCTTTGTCGAATTGCCCAAGTTCACCAAAAATCCAGAACAACTCCAAACTTTAAGTGATAAATGGCTGTACTTTCTTAAGTTTGCGAGGCAACTGCAAGATGTCCCAGAGAATATGGAGGATGTGCCGGAAATTCGACGTGCCTTTGAAGTTGCCAATCACGCAAATCTTAATCCTGACGAATTAGAAGATATAGAAAAGCGCGAAATGTTCATTCAAGATGTAAAAGGAGCAATGAGCAAGGCGAAAAAAGAAGGAACAGCACGAGGTATTCAGCAGGGTATTCAACAAGGTATCGAACAAGGTATCGAACAAGGTATCGAACAAGGTATCGAACAAGGTATGGAGCAAGGCATCGAACAAGGCATGGAGCAAAAAGCAATAGAAATTGCTCGTCAACTTATTGGTATATTAGATGATTCGGCAATTAGCCAAACAACAGGATTGAGCTTGGAGAAAGTGAAAGAATTAAAATCGAATCAATAA
- a CDS encoding HEAT repeat domain-containing protein encodes MNEKYDNFPWCLERETSRIFEPEYKAEILRWFAQEDIPRQQKEDFIEALIDFEDGCGGFYSYRAYFFAAEALVYFPDSHRGDEIIRQLLRWGYTYFQEKPDWEKFPIPLVRAAQNALERTDRKLVIAAFEEKVHTTKSKFVLRHAAERLGKLDLGNKSAIAALVLLMQRSPNPYTIWKAACSLMAIDPKNSTLAPSLITLIKKLPTHSRNLREIAEAIIQIDPNYPTLIPTLIAIAQKLPSHFCLLRDAVEVLGKVGEGNETVIDALIRLTEITPEQLLDNDFYFDSSEWLRKLAAESLSKIAVGNEKVIAALIRLIAMAKKPCSPLMYDDTRSYWKAVDALGKIAVRNESAIATLTEIVQTHSDVMIRYVAAASLSKIDLGNKTAISVLSQALEELPKQFLERSQTTLENRSLLWLVADCLIETDDYREDAIAALQNTLLKFDDCPDSCACLSSLARIDSTYELAIETVFQLLRSSIVCSALFVSTISPNCIYCLGNYLKDTPKMYLQDNAIAELTKFIQKSWNCENLSNFDYLFSVAAITLQKIDPGNPIVVSTLIRLIEARDPINLLQHSIKNTSMHSYCNLAEVGASYRIFVDKIVECFEAVLPEENRPFHYLIHREPSLIHLAEMLTQSQLEMPESSLSKLARSLKPYLSKTFYRNPPNRYHCYDASYQIIWYCAQKMSYSAFYCVWQE; translated from the coding sequence ATGAATGAAAAATACGACAACTTTCCTTGGTGTTTAGAACGCGAAACTTCTCGCATCTTTGAGCCAGAATACAAGGCAGAAATTCTACGCTGGTTCGCTCAAGAGGATATTCCTCGCCAGCAAAAAGAAGATTTTATCGAAGCATTAATCGATTTTGAAGATGGTTGCGGTGGTTTTTATAGCTACCGTGCCTATTTTTTTGCAGCAGAAGCGTTAGTTTATTTTCCCGACTCTCATCGGGGAGATGAGATTATTCGGCAATTGCTGCGTTGGGGTTATACCTATTTTCAAGAAAAACCCGATTGGGAGAAGTTTCCCATTCCGTTGGTTCGCGCGGCACAAAACGCATTGGAACGAACGGACAGAAAGCTCGTTATTGCAGCGTTTGAGGAAAAAGTTCATACCACCAAAAGCAAATTCGTGTTGCGACACGCCGCCGAACGTTTGGGAAAATTAGATCTGGGAAATAAGAGCGCTATAGCTGCGCTGGTGTTATTAATGCAAAGGTCGCCCAATCCTTATACAATCTGGAAAGCAGCTTGCAGTTTGATGGCAATCGATCCCAAAAATTCTACACTCGCGCCAAGCTTAATTACTCTGATTAAGAAACTCCCCACTCACTCCCGTAATTTGAGGGAGATTGCAGAAGCGATAATCCAAATCGATCCGAATTACCCGACACTAATTCCAACACTTATTGCGATCGCGCAAAAACTTCCCAGTCACTTTTGTCTATTGCGGGATGCGGTAGAGGTTTTAGGCAAAGTGGGAGAGGGAAATGAGACGGTAATTGATGCGCTGATTCGCCTAACTGAGATTACACCGGAACAACTACTCGATAACGATTTCTACTTCGATTCGTCAGAATGGCTGCGAAAGTTAGCGGCAGAAAGTTTAAGCAAGATTGCGGTGGGAAACGAGAAGGTAATTGCTGCATTGATTAGATTGATTGCAATGGCGAAGAAACCCTGTTCTCCCTTAATGTACGATGATACTCGTAGCTATTGGAAAGCGGTGGATGCACTAGGGAAAATTGCGGTTAGGAATGAGAGTGCGATCGCGACTTTAACCGAGATCGTTCAAACGCATTCCGATGTGATGATTCGATATGTAGCAGCAGCCAGTTTGAGTAAAATCGATCTGGGGAATAAGACCGCTATTTCGGTACTTTCCCAAGCTTTGGAAGAGCTACCCAAGCAATTCTTAGAACGATCGCAAACAACGCTAGAAAATCGCAGCTTGCTGTGGCTCGTTGCCGATTGTTTAATCGAAACGGATGATTACAGAGAAGACGCTATTGCGGCATTACAAAATACTCTACTGAAGTTCGATGATTGTCCCGATTCGTGCGCGTGCCTATCGAGTTTAGCGAGAATTGATTCTACCTATGAACTCGCGATTGAAACAGTATTCCAGCTTTTGCGAAGCTCGATCGTTTGTTCGGCATTATTTGTCAGTACAATATCTCCAAATTGCATCTATTGTTTGGGGAATTACTTAAAAGATACCCCTAAAATGTATCTGCAAGATAACGCGATCGCGGAACTCACTAAATTCATCCAAAAATCATGGAACTGCGAAAATCTTTCTAATTTTGACTATCTTTTCAGCGTTGCGGCAATAACCCTTCAAAAGATCGATCCGGGAAATCCAATTGTTGTCTCTACACTTATTCGTCTGATTGAAGCTCGCGATCCCATCAATTTACTGCAACATTCGATTAAAAATACATCAATGCACTCCTACTGCAATTTAGCAGAAGTTGGTGCTAGCTATCGAATCTTCGTTGACAAGATCGTTGAATGCTTCGAGGCAGTTTTACCGGAGGAAAATAGACCGTTTCATTATCTCATTCATCGAGAACCCTCCCTCATTCATCTCGCAGAAATGCTCACTCAAAGCCAACTTGAAATGCCAGAAAGTAGTTTGTCAAAACTCGCGCGATCGCTTAAACCCTATTTAAGCAAAACCTTCTATCGCAATCCTCCTAATCGTTATCATTGCTACGATGCAAGCTACCAAATTATTTGGTATTGCGCTCAGAAAATGAGCTATTCTGCCTTTTATTGTGTTTGGCAAGAATAG
- a CDS encoding HNH endonuclease: protein MSRRKIPTAIQEQVRQRAKELCEYCHASERWQYVRFNIEHIIPRDRGGTDDLENLALACFHCNRRKSNKISAIDPESGVEVSLFNPRENLWSEHFVWSKDGLYIQALTTTGFVTIEVLSLNRDRAIAIRAADREIGRHPPSNDPIATK from the coding sequence ATGTCTCGTCGCAAAATTCCCACTGCTATTCAAGAGCAAGTCCGACAGCGTGCTAAAGAACTTTGTGAATATTGTCATGCATCCGAACGCTGGCAATACGTTCGATTCAATATTGAACATATCATCCCACGCGATCGCGGCGGGACAGACGATCTTGAAAATTTAGCTCTCGCTTGTTTCCATTGCAATCGAAGAAAATCCAACAAAATCTCTGCAATCGATCCTGAATCTGGAGTTGAAGTATCGCTATTTAATCCTAGGGAAAATCTGTGGTCAGAGCATTTTGTCTGGTCTAAGGATGGATTGTATATTCAAGCGTTGACCACCACAGGATTTGTAACCATTGAGGTTCTATCATTAAATCGCGATCGCGCGATCGCGATTCGTGCAGCAGATCGAGAAATTGGACGACATCCCCCATCCAACGATCCAATCGCGACAAAATAA
- a CDS encoding RNA-guided endonuclease InsQ/TnpB family protein, giving the protein MINLTYEYRAYPTANQSLKMEECLETCRRVYNYALAERRDWIQSRKCLVNACSIQREFIYPMDAEKPTYYSQKRNLTAARKDNLFLQNVHSQVLQDVMGRLEKAFNALWNSGFGFPRFKKRFRSFNFPQLGKNPIGDNQIKLPVFGWVKTVMHRPIPEGFEAKQARVVKRASGWYIQLVIQSDVKIPAPPIGGYAIGIDVGLTDFVATSEGELIARPRFFVDAQHRLKVLNRAVARKQKGSMNQQKDRQRVARFHERIANRRKDFHRKLAHHLCDQADMIFAEELNLKGLAKGMLGKHCLDAGWGQFLDTLKWVCFKCGVHFQKVAAHGTSQECPSCGVTVRKDLSVRRHECPECGYTTNRDVASGQVIRNRGLIAVGQTVQSCGATPSREAMKQESLKAI; this is encoded by the coding sequence ATGATTAACCTAACTTACGAGTACAGAGCCTATCCGACTGCCAATCAATCCCTCAAAATGGAAGAGTGCTTGGAAACGTGCCGACGTGTATATAACTACGCCTTGGCAGAACGTCGCGATTGGATTCAGTCTCGCAAGTGCCTCGTTAATGCTTGCAGTATTCAGCGGGAATTTATTTACCCAATGGATGCGGAAAAGCCTACCTATTACAGCCAGAAGCGGAATCTAACCGCCGCACGAAAAGACAACCTTTTTCTGCAAAATGTTCACTCCCAAGTGCTTCAGGATGTGATGGGTCGGCTAGAAAAAGCATTTAACGCACTGTGGAATAGTGGGTTTGGATTCCCACGGTTTAAGAAGCGGTTTCGCAGCTTTAACTTTCCGCAGTTGGGCAAAAATCCCATTGGTGACAATCAAATCAAGTTGCCTGTATTTGGTTGGGTTAAGACCGTGATGCACCGCCCTATTCCAGAAGGGTTTGAGGCAAAGCAAGCACGGGTAGTAAAACGCGCTTCAGGTTGGTATATCCAACTTGTAATCCAAAGTGACGTTAAAATCCCCGCTCCGCCGATTGGTGGTTATGCTATCGGCATTGATGTGGGATTGACTGATTTTGTTGCAACGTCCGAAGGCGAGTTGATTGCGAGACCCCGATTCTTTGTGGATGCACAACACAGGCTGAAAGTGCTGAACCGTGCAGTTGCCAGAAAGCAAAAAGGGTCAATGAACCAGCAAAAAGACCGTCAACGAGTTGCGCGATTTCACGAACGCATTGCAAACCGACGTAAAGACTTTCACCGCAAACTAGCCCATCATCTCTGCGACCAAGCAGACATGATATTCGCGGAGGAATTGAACCTCAAAGGACTCGCAAAAGGGATGCTCGGTAAGCATTGCCTTGATGCGGGCTGGGGGCAGTTCCTCGATACGCTTAAATGGGTTTGTTTCAAATGTGGTGTACATTTCCAGAAAGTTGCAGCCCATGGCACAAGCCAGGAATGCCCATCCTGTGGTGTAACAGTCAGGAAAGATTTATCTGTGCGTCGCCATGAATGCCCGGAGTGTGGCTACACCACTAATCGCGATGTCGCCAGTGGGCAAGTTATTCGGAATCGTGGACTCATAGCGGTTGGACAGACCGTTCAATCCTGTGGAGCTACACCCAGTAGGGAAGCCATGAAGCAGGAATCTCTTAAAGCGATTTAA
- a CDS encoding M15 family metallopeptidase → MTTLDSVNKASKPGQPAIAPVESSNDIPVAKRKQTQKKQPKWLKPTLYILGGVGLGAIVVLSSVLLLMQASKTSPTATPSEPETPAEQSSPAESVDTPDVPAVENVLGHLPYEAAPESELQSLSANAQIRLRKAAAQKFNEMSASARASGISLVPLSGFRTVEEQNHLFFGVKAQRNQNASQRAEVSAPPGYSEHHTGYAMDIGDGNVPSVNLSQGFEQTAAFQWLEKNAARYGFELSFPPDNIQGVSYEPWHWRFVGDIQSLETFYRAHNLPTSSTVKSDEQL, encoded by the coding sequence ATGACGACGTTGGATAGCGTGAATAAGGCGAGTAAACCAGGGCAACCCGCGATCGCGCCGGTAGAATCGAGCAATGATATTCCGGTAGCAAAGCGCAAGCAAACCCAGAAAAAACAGCCCAAATGGCTCAAACCAACCCTCTACATTTTAGGGGGCGTGGGACTCGGCGCGATCGTCGTTCTCAGTAGCGTTTTGCTCCTTATGCAAGCCTCCAAAACTTCCCCAACGGCGACCCCCTCAGAGCCAGAAACCCCAGCCGAACAATCCTCTCCCGCAGAATCCGTCGATACCCCGGATGTCCCTGCTGTTGAAAATGTTCTCGGACACCTCCCCTACGAAGCCGCACCAGAATCCGAGTTGCAATCCCTCTCTGCCAACGCCCAAATTCGCCTGCGGAAAGCAGCCGCGCAAAAATTCAACGAAATGTCTGCCTCCGCTAGGGCAAGTGGCATCAGCCTCGTCCCCCTTTCAGGATTCCGCACCGTTGAAGAGCAAAATCATTTATTTTTCGGGGTGAAAGCACAACGCAATCAAAATGCGAGCCAACGCGCCGAAGTCAGCGCGCCTCCGGGTTACAGCGAACATCACACGGGTTACGCGATGGATATTGGCGATGGCAATGTTCCCTCTGTCAATTTAAGCCAAGGGTTCGAGCAAACCGCAGCTTTTCAATGGTTAGAAAAAAATGCCGCACGCTATGGGTTTGAACTTTCTTTCCCTCCCGACAATATCCAAGGGGTCAGCTACGAGCCTTGGCACTGGAGGTTTGTGGGCGACATCCAGAGTTTGGAAACCTTTTATCGAGCGCACAATCTTCCTACTTCCTCAACGGTAAAATCTGATGAACAGTTATGA
- a CDS encoding SWIM zinc finger family protein, which yields MNSYEIDSREWWVERWLELLDSYRFKKRLERARRYANEGNVEKIEFKGSKVLAKVKGSEAEPYNVSLSLTPFSDEDWNYAIETMSEKALFSAQLLAGEMPANIEEVFTANGLSLFPFTLADIHSRCSCPDKANPCKHIGAIYYQLGDRFSEDPFVLFQLRGRTRSQILDALRQLRSKGAGGKGGKNKKEKLGNSKSKHQTPQTPLDLAHFWLYDEPLEAALVVIAPSPESKTALDLLGTIPLPSAEASVVRQYLAQAYQMASQQAVVTALNRGDS from the coding sequence ATGAACAGTTATGAAATTGATAGCCGCGAATGGTGGGTTGAGCGATGGTTGGAATTGCTCGACTCCTACCGCTTCAAGAAGCGTTTAGAACGGGCGCGGCGGTATGCCAATGAAGGAAATGTCGAAAAGATTGAATTCAAAGGGTCGAAGGTTCTCGCTAAGGTGAAAGGGAGCGAAGCCGAACCTTATAATGTGTCCTTGTCTCTGACTCCCTTTAGCGATGAGGATTGGAACTATGCCATTGAAACGATGTCGGAGAAAGCCCTGTTTTCCGCTCAACTCCTGGCGGGGGAAATGCCAGCGAATATTGAGGAGGTCTTTACTGCCAATGGTTTGAGTTTGTTTCCGTTTACCTTAGCGGATATTCACTCCCGTTGTAGCTGTCCGGATAAAGCCAATCCCTGCAAGCATATTGGGGCGATTTATTATCAATTGGGCGATCGGTTTAGCGAAGATCCCTTTGTTTTGTTCCAGTTGCGAGGACGCACGCGATCGCAAATTCTCGATGCACTGCGTCAGTTGCGTAGCAAGGGCGCAGGAGGAAAAGGAGGGAAAAATAAAAAGGAAAAATTAGGAAATTCAAAATCCAAACACCAAACTCCCCAAACACCTCTAGACCTCGCACATTTTTGGCTGTACGACGAACCTCTCGAAGCCGCTTTGGTTGTCATTGCGCCCTCCCCGGAAAGTAAAACGGCGCTCGATCTTTTAGGGACGATTCCCTTGCCTTCGGCAGAAGCTTCAGTGGTACGCCAATATTTAGCCCAAGCTTATCAAATGGCGAGCCAACAGGCTGTTGTAACTGCGTTAAATCGGGGCGATTCTTAA
- a CDS encoding DUF427 domain-containing protein, translating into MPKAIWNNTVLAESDRTEVVEGNHYFPADSINSQYFQDSSTHTTCPWKGQASYYTIVVEGKENKDAAWYYPQTKEKAKNIEGYVAFWKGVTVES; encoded by the coding sequence ATGCCAAAAGCAATCTGGAATAATACCGTTCTTGCTGAGAGCGATCGCACTGAAGTGGTAGAGGGAAATCATTATTTTCCCGCCGATTCGATTAATTCGCAGTATTTCCAAGACAGCAGTACCCACACCACTTGTCCCTGGAAAGGTCAAGCAAGTTATTACACGATTGTGGTGGAGGGCAAGGAAAATAAGGATGCGGCTTGGTATTATCCCCAAACCAAGGAAAAAGCCAAGAATATCGAAGGATATGTTGCATTTTGGAAAGGAGTAACGGTTGAATCGTGA